The DNA region TGGACTTTTCTCTCACGGAGAAGAATCGCCGTGAGGAGATCATCCGCGCCGTGCGAGCCGAACTGGCTGGCGGCCCGAAGACCGGGCTAACTCCGAGCGAAGAGGACTCCGTTCTCATGTTCCAGCAGGTCGATCTGTCGATCGTCGGGCGCAAGCTGTAACCGCCTCTACGCGCTGGGACGCCACGCGCGCAGCGAGAGCGCGGCTGCAACGAACAAGCCGGGAGTCAACAGGAGCGACAGGAAGCGTGGGCGACCCACGTTGAGGGTGACAAACACCCGGTCGCCGAAAATCATCATGATGACCTCGATGCGCCCCCCCCAGTCGTACAACGAGAGGATTCCGTGGGCGAGCCAGACCGCCAGGGAAACGAGCAGTATCGTTGCGACGACACTAAAAAGGCGCTTCATCAATCCACCTGGTCATCCGAGCCAAGCCCGCACGCGGCTCGAGCAGATCGGGAAACGGTTGGGTGTCAGAATGATTGGGACGGGTAGTCAGCGGCATCCATGGATCGTCCTCACGGGTGTAATCGGGCGGGAATGAATATTGCGAATCCGGCCAACCGACGCCTCGAAAGATCGGGGGCTGAGGTTCATCTGCTTTGTCCCCGGGGGCGATGCCCTGAGAGCCCGTATAATTGATGGCACTCACGTCCGGATCGCCTGTCCGGAGCATCCGGACTCGTGGGATAGATGCACGAGGATGCCGGCGGAAATATGCATCAAAACGGATACAAAATTGCTACACAATTCCGTTCTTCCGTTAATTTGTTGAGGATCCTAAATATGACACCGTCTCCGACGAACTGAATCAAATAGTTACGATCTCGCAAAATAACTCTTGTTGATTAGTCTGAACAGCGAGACACTGCGGTCCACCAAAGGCAGGCAAGGAGCGATTGATTGACGGTGACCGGCTACAACGGGATCGACAATAAACGGCGGGGTGGCTACTGTGGCCGCACCGGTACCGTGCTCGATCCTACCAGTGCTCGATCCGTCGTTGTTGGTCCGGGGGGATCACAAGGCACCGGGCATGATCACATGCGCGATTGGCGAGAGCCTCGCGCTCCCACCCCGGTTCAGTTCGTACATCTGTCCGCCCTAAGGTAAATCGGGCGGGAAGAGTCCGAAACTATCGAATATCGAACGCACGCGAGGTGCATTCGCGCTGCTGGGAAACTCGATGTGGCTAGAAGTAACACTGGCCCGTCGCGACAACAATTGAAAGGTTCGGGGAGAATTTCATGAGGAGATCGAAGCGCCCTCTCGCGGGGCTGTTGGCCTTGGGAGTTCTATTGCTCCCCTTTTCGGCATACGCCGAGGCAATGCTGGAATTAGCGGTAGGGTCCCAACGCGAAGCGTTTGACAACGCCGTAGAGATCCGCGGCACGGCGAACACCGAGCTGGCCGAATCGCAGGTACGCATCGAGGTTCTCAGCGACAAAACTGACGCGCTTCTCACTCAGTATCAGTCTGCGGTGCGACAACACGAGTCGTTGACCATTTACAACCGTCAGCTGGATGCGCTGATCGAAGCGCAGGAAGTCGAGCGTTTGTCGCTCGTGGATCAGGTTGATCGGATTGAACTCGTGAGTCGGGACGTGACGCCGCTGATGCTGAGAATGATCGAGGCGCTGGATGTCTTCGTAGCGCTCGACATACCGTTCCTCGAGGAAGAGCGCTCAGACCGGATCCTCGATCTCCGCAAGCTGATGATTCGCGCAGACGTAACCGAAGCCGAGAAGTATCGCCGCATCATGGAGGCCTATCAGATCGAGAACGAATACGGCCGCACAATCGAAGCCTACCGCTCGACACACGCCAGCGGTGACAAGGAGGTGACCGTCAACTTCCTGCGCGTCGGACGCATCGCACTTGTCTATCAAACGCTCGACGAGTCCAAAGCAGGGGTTTGGAATCAGAAAATGCGGCGCTGGGAGCCGCTAGAGGGGAGCTTCCGTACAGCGATTCGACAGGGCTTGCGCATCGCGCGCAAGCAAGTCGCCCCAGATCTAATCGGGCTCCCGCTACCGGCGCCGGAAAAGGGAGATAGCTGATGCGGTTGCAATGTCAGATGCTGATCGGAAGAGGTGCCCTGGTGGCACTGTTGACACTCACCTTCTTTGTTACTGCGGCAGGGGCCCAGGAGCCGACCAACGGGATCAAGGTCGAAGCGAGTTCGCTCGACGAACTGCTGGACATGGTAAAGACGGGCTTCCGCCTCGAGCGTGAAGCCACCCAGAAGCGCGAGACAATCTTCGTGCAGGCGAAGGATCTGCAGGAAGAACTGCTCCGGGAGATCGAGGGCCGGGTCGCGACCGAAGAGGCTCGCGCCGAGCGACTGGAGACGACGTTCGCGATCAACGAAGAGAATCTCGCGAAGCTCGAGGACAAC from Myxococcales bacterium includes:
- a CDS encoding DUF3450 domain-containing protein, which gives rise to MRRSKRPLAGLLALGVLLLPFSAYAEAMLELAVGSQREAFDNAVEIRGTANTELAESQVRIEVLSDKTDALLTQYQSAVRQHESLTIYNRQLDALIEAQEVERLSLVDQVDRIELVSRDVTPLMLRMIEALDVFVALDIPFLEEERSDRILDLRKLMIRADVTEAEKYRRIMEAYQIENEYGRTIEAYRSTHASGDKEVTVNFLRVGRIALVYQTLDESKAGVWNQKMRRWEPLEGSFRTAIRQGLRIARKQVAPDLIGLPLPAPEKGDS